In one Caballeronia sp. M1242 genomic region, the following are encoded:
- a CDS encoding MurR/RpiR family transcriptional regulator, which yields MSRRPPVVSPASADELISTRIAAAMPMLTPIHQRMGAFVLANLFRSATMRIDELADAVGASIATANRFARALGFSGYPAFREALVRGFEATIAPVERLRSSLESPASGAEVFESSLAQAAANVRLAQTSVDAAKAEALVEAVLSAQRVFVLGYGASAFLAGLMEHGLTPYCANVQSLALHGGPSHAARRLFTASRDDVLVAIAFPRYVDDTIALARQARQRGVRVVALTDSGASPLACIADLVLTIRAERRLAANCDTAVLAVIEALCDAVAHRAKRSVEAASGLTEFVLPWLVAPPMLNGATAVPSVTQSATSARAPRRASAKRPTHTEPRET from the coding sequence ATGTCCCGCCGCCCACCGGTCGTTTCGCCCGCGAGTGCCGATGAGCTGATTTCGACGCGCATCGCCGCCGCCATGCCGATGCTCACGCCGATTCATCAGCGCATGGGCGCATTCGTGCTGGCGAACCTGTTCCGCTCGGCGACCATGCGCATCGACGAACTGGCGGACGCCGTCGGCGCGTCGATCGCGACGGCGAACCGCTTTGCGCGGGCGCTCGGTTTCTCGGGCTATCCCGCGTTCCGCGAGGCGCTCGTGCGCGGCTTCGAGGCGACCATCGCGCCGGTCGAGCGTTTGCGCTCGTCGCTGGAATCGCCGGCGAGCGGCGCGGAAGTCTTCGAATCGTCGCTCGCCCAGGCCGCAGCCAACGTGCGTCTCGCGCAGACTTCGGTCGATGCCGCGAAGGCCGAAGCGCTCGTCGAAGCCGTCCTGAGCGCGCAACGCGTGTTCGTGCTCGGCTACGGCGCGAGCGCGTTTCTCGCGGGTCTCATGGAACACGGCCTCACGCCGTACTGCGCGAACGTGCAGTCGCTCGCGCTGCACGGCGGGCCGTCGCATGCGGCGCGGCGGCTCTTCACCGCATCGCGCGACGACGTGCTCGTGGCCATCGCATTTCCGCGCTATGTCGACGACACCATCGCGCTCGCGCGGCAAGCGCGGCAGCGGGGCGTGCGCGTCGTGGCGCTCACGGACAGCGGCGCATCGCCGCTCGCGTGCATCGCCGATCTCGTACTGACGATCCGCGCCGAGCGCCGCCTGGCCGCCAATTGCGATACGGCGGTGCTCGCCGTTATCGAAGCACTGTGCGACGCAGTCGCGCATCGCGCGAAACGCTCGGTGGAAGCGGCATCGGGCTTGACCGAATTCGTGCTGCCGTGGCTCGTCGCGCCGCCGATGTTGAACGGCGCTACCGCCGTGCCTTCAGTCACGCAGTCGGCTACGTCCGCGCGCGCGCCGCGTCGCGCATCCGCCAAACGACCCACTCACACGGAGCCGCGCGAAACATGA
- a CDS encoding isoaspartyl peptidase/L-asparaginase family protein, which produces MSAIPVIAIHGGAGTILRSAMSTDAEARYHAALGDILLAGQRVLADEGSALDAVTEAVRLLEDCPLFNAGHGAVFTAAGTHELDASIMDGATLDAGAISCVTRVKNPVLAARRVLDVSEHVMFTGAGAEAFAQAQGLEFVDPSYFHTDARYQQWLDARGKSGTLLDHDAATRAAQRSGEDDPIDPKKKFGTVGAVALDARGHLAAATSTGGMTNKQAGRVGDAPLIGAGCYANDATCAVSTTGTGEMFIRMLAAYDVSAQMEYCGLTLEAAAEDVVMKKLPRIDGRGGLIAVDAHGNVTLPFNTEGMYRGFARVGEQAVTAIYRS; this is translated from the coding sequence ATGAGCGCCATTCCAGTCATCGCCATTCACGGCGGCGCGGGCACGATCCTGCGCTCGGCCATGAGCACCGACGCCGAAGCGCGCTATCACGCGGCGCTCGGCGACATTCTGCTCGCGGGCCAGCGCGTGCTCGCCGATGAGGGCAGCGCGCTCGATGCCGTGACCGAAGCGGTGCGCCTGCTCGAAGACTGTCCGCTCTTCAACGCGGGCCACGGCGCGGTGTTCACCGCAGCGGGTACGCACGAACTGGACGCGTCGATCATGGATGGCGCGACGCTCGACGCCGGCGCGATCAGTTGCGTCACTCGCGTGAAAAACCCCGTGCTTGCTGCGCGCCGCGTGCTCGACGTGAGCGAACACGTGATGTTCACGGGCGCAGGCGCCGAGGCGTTCGCGCAGGCGCAAGGGCTAGAGTTCGTCGATCCGTCGTACTTTCATACCGATGCGCGCTATCAGCAATGGCTCGACGCGCGCGGCAAGTCCGGCACGCTTCTGGATCACGATGCCGCCACACGAGCCGCACAGCGAAGCGGCGAGGACGACCCCATCGATCCGAAGAAGAAGTTCGGCACGGTCGGCGCAGTGGCGCTCGATGCACGCGGCCATCTCGCGGCGGCCACGTCCACGGGCGGCATGACCAACAAGCAGGCGGGCCGCGTCGGCGATGCGCCGTTGATCGGCGCGGGCTGCTATGCGAACGACGCGACGTGCGCGGTATCGACCACCGGCACCGGCGAGATGTTCATCCGCATGCTCGCGGCCTACGACGTCTCCGCGCAGATGGAATATTGCGGCCTGACGCTCGAAGCCGCAGCCGAAGACGTCGTAATGAAGAAGCTCCCACGCATCGACGGACGCGGCGGTCTTATCGCCGTCGATGCGCACGGCAACGTCACGCTGCCGTTCAACACCGAAGGCATGTATCGCGGGTTCGCGCGAGTCGGCGAACAGGCGGTCACGGCCATTTACCGCTCATGA
- a CDS encoding dipeptide ABC transporter ATP-binding protein, translating into MSATPTLPDSRVIDVRDLSVTFRSRSRTVEAVRNITFNVDRGETLAIVGESGSGKSVTSLALMRLVEHGGGSIASGSIAFRRRNGQVLDLARASSATMRGVRGADIAMIFQEPMTSLNPVFTVGDQIAEAIALHQNKSRAEARAEALRLLDLVRIPEARRVFARYPHQLSGGMRQRVMIAMALSCKPALLIADEPTTALDVTIQAQILQLVRGLQDEMNMAVIFITHDMGVVAEVADRVLVMYRGEKVEEGRSDELFRSPKHAYTKALLAAVPTLGAMRGTDRPAKFPILEVAPADVAPDDASALRPSAAVEHEVQPAVDESSQPILRVRDLVTRFPVRSGIFGRMTAAVHAVERVSFDLRRGETLALVGESGCGKSTTGRSLLRLVESQSGSIEFDGRDISALQGPELQALRRNIQFIFQDPFASLNPRLTVGFSVMEPLLVHGVASGKEAQARVDWLLDRVGLPPEAAQRYPHEFSGGQRQRIAIARALALNPKVVIADESVSALDVSVRAQIVNLMLDLQRELGVAYLFISHDMAVVERVSHRVAVMYLGQIVEIGPRAAVFEAPRHPYTRKLMSAVPVADPARRHAKRMLAADEIPSPIRKLGDEPVVAKLVAVGPGHYVAEHHVGGAY; encoded by the coding sequence ATGAGCGCGACGCCGACACTGCCGGACTCGCGCGTCATCGACGTGCGCGATCTGTCCGTCACATTCCGCTCGCGATCGCGGACCGTGGAAGCGGTGCGCAACATCACGTTCAACGTGGATCGCGGCGAGACGCTCGCGATCGTCGGCGAATCGGGATCGGGCAAATCCGTGACGTCGCTTGCATTGATGCGGCTCGTCGAGCATGGCGGCGGTTCCATTGCATCGGGCAGCATCGCGTTCCGGCGACGCAATGGACAGGTGCTCGACCTCGCGCGCGCGTCGTCGGCCACGATGCGCGGCGTGCGCGGCGCGGATATCGCGATGATCTTTCAGGAGCCGATGACATCGCTCAACCCGGTGTTCACGGTGGGCGACCAGATTGCCGAGGCCATCGCACTGCATCAGAACAAGAGCCGTGCGGAGGCGCGCGCCGAAGCGTTGCGGCTGCTCGATCTCGTGCGCATCCCCGAAGCGCGCCGCGTATTCGCGCGTTATCCGCATCAGTTGTCGGGCGGCATGCGCCAGCGCGTGATGATCGCCATGGCGCTTTCCTGCAAGCCCGCGCTCTTGATCGCCGACGAACCGACCACCGCGCTCGACGTGACCATTCAGGCGCAGATCCTGCAACTCGTGCGCGGCTTGCAGGACGAGATGAACATGGCGGTGATCTTCATCACGCACGACATGGGCGTGGTGGCGGAAGTGGCGGACCGCGTGCTGGTGATGTATCGCGGCGAGAAAGTGGAAGAGGGCCGATCCGACGAACTGTTTCGGAGCCCGAAGCATGCATACACGAAGGCATTGCTCGCTGCGGTGCCGACGCTCGGCGCAATGCGCGGCACCGACCGTCCCGCCAAGTTCCCGATTCTCGAAGTCGCTCCGGCAGACGTGGCCCCCGACGACGCGAGCGCGCTGCGGCCATCGGCGGCAGTGGAGCACGAAGTGCAGCCCGCCGTCGATGAAAGCAGTCAGCCGATTCTGCGCGTGCGCGATCTCGTCACGCGCTTTCCTGTGAGAAGCGGCATCTTCGGGCGCATGACGGCGGCGGTGCATGCCGTCGAACGCGTGAGCTTCGATCTGCGCCGCGGCGAAACGCTTGCGCTCGTCGGCGAATCGGGCTGCGGAAAATCGACCACCGGGCGCTCGCTGTTGCGCTTAGTGGAAAGCCAGAGCGGTTCGATCGAATTCGACGGACGCGACATCAGCGCGCTTCAAGGCCCCGAGCTGCAAGCGTTGCGGCGTAACATCCAGTTCATTTTTCAGGACCCGTTCGCATCGCTGAACCCGCGTCTCACGGTCGGCTTTTCGGTGATGGAGCCGCTGCTCGTGCATGGCGTCGCGAGCGGCAAGGAAGCGCAGGCGCGCGTCGACTGGCTGCTCGACAGAGTAGGCTTGCCGCCCGAAGCGGCGCAGCGTTATCCGCACGAGTTTTCAGGCGGCCAGCGCCAGCGCATCGCCATTGCTCGCGCGCTTGCGCTGAACCCGAAGGTGGTGATCGCCGATGAATCCGTCTCCGCGCTCGACGTCTCCGTGCGCGCGCAGATCGTGAATCTGATGCTCGATTTGCAGCGCGAACTCGGCGTCGCGTACCTTTTCATCTCGCACGACATGGCCGTGGTGGAGCGCGTGAGCCATCGCGTCGCGGTGATGTATCTGGGGCAGATCGTCGAGATCGGGCCGCGCGCCGCGGTATTCGAAGCGCCGCGTCATCCGTACACGAGGAAGTTGATGAGCGCGGTGCCCGTGGCTGATCCTGCGCGCCGTCACGCGAAACGCATGCTGGCCGCCGACGAAATCCCGAGCCCCATTCGCAAGCTCGGCGACGAGCCGGTGGTCGCGAAGCTCGTCGCGGTCGGGCCCGGCCATTACGTCGCCGAGCATCATGTCGGCGGCGCTTATTGA
- the gsiB gene encoding glutathione ABC transporter substrate-binding protein GsiB produces the protein MPSSRPSPLRALISAGAFAGFAAFAALGPVSAYAQSTAVMAVASTFTTLDPYDANDTLSQAVAKSFYQGLFGFDKDMKIQPVLATSYEASPDAKVYTIHLRQGVKFHDGTDFNAEAVKAVFDRVTDPANKLKRYNLFNKIDKTEVVDPYTVKVTLKFPFSAFINVLAHPSAVMISPTALKKYGKDIAFHPVGTGPFEFVEWKQTDDLKVKKFAGYWKKGYPKIDMIDWKPVVDNNTRAALMQTGEADFAFQVPFEQAATLKSSTKVDLVAAPSIIQRYISMNMQQKPFDNPKVREALNYAINKEALVKVAFAGYAVPAEGVVPPGVDYATKTGPWKYDPAKARELLKEAGYPNGFETTLWSGYNHTTAQKIIQFVQQQLAQVGVKASVEALEAGQRVQRVDSAPDPATAPVRMYYIGWSSSTGEADWAISPLLSSASFPPKLANTAYYKNENVDADLQKALATTDRNEKAALYADAQKRIWADAPWIFLVTEKVVYARSKRLSGAYVMPDGSFNFDEIAIK, from the coding sequence ATGCCGTCCTCTCGTCCTTCACCGTTGCGCGCGCTCATATCCGCTGGCGCGTTCGCCGGATTCGCTGCATTCGCCGCGCTCGGTCCTGTGTCCGCGTACGCGCAAAGCACTGCTGTCATGGCGGTCGCCTCGACCTTCACGACGCTCGATCCGTACGATGCGAACGACACGCTTTCGCAAGCGGTCGCGAAGTCGTTCTACCAAGGGCTTTTCGGCTTCGACAAGGACATGAAGATTCAGCCCGTGCTCGCGACGAGCTACGAGGCGAGTCCCGACGCGAAGGTGTACACCATTCATCTGCGCCAGGGCGTGAAGTTCCATGACGGCACCGACTTCAATGCGGAAGCCGTGAAGGCCGTCTTCGACCGCGTGACCGATCCCGCGAACAAGCTCAAGCGTTACAACCTGTTCAACAAGATCGACAAGACCGAAGTGGTCGATCCGTACACGGTGAAGGTCACGCTCAAGTTTCCGTTCTCGGCGTTCATCAACGTGCTCGCGCATCCGTCCGCGGTCATGATCTCGCCGACCGCGCTCAAGAAGTACGGCAAGGACATCGCGTTTCATCCGGTGGGCACGGGGCCGTTCGAGTTCGTCGAATGGAAACAGACCGACGACCTGAAGGTGAAGAAGTTCGCGGGCTACTGGAAGAAGGGCTATCCGAAGATCGACATGATCGACTGGAAGCCGGTCGTCGATAACAATACGCGCGCCGCGCTCATGCAAACGGGCGAAGCGGACTTCGCGTTCCAGGTGCCGTTCGAGCAGGCGGCCACGCTGAAGTCGAGCACGAAGGTGGACTTGGTCGCCGCGCCTTCCATCATCCAGCGCTACATCAGCATGAACATGCAGCAGAAGCCCTTCGACAATCCGAAGGTGCGCGAGGCGCTCAATTACGCGATCAACAAGGAAGCGCTGGTCAAGGTCGCGTTCGCGGGCTACGCGGTGCCTGCTGAAGGCGTCGTTCCGCCGGGCGTCGACTACGCGACGAAGACCGGCCCGTGGAAATACGATCCGGCGAAGGCGCGTGAACTGTTGAAGGAAGCGGGCTATCCGAACGGTTTCGAAACGACGCTGTGGTCAGGCTATAACCACACGACCGCGCAGAAGATCATCCAGTTCGTGCAGCAGCAGCTCGCGCAGGTGGGCGTCAAAGCGTCGGTTGAGGCGCTGGAAGCGGGCCAGCGCGTGCAGCGCGTCGACAGCGCGCCCGACCCGGCGACGGCTCCGGTGCGCATGTACTACATCGGCTGGTCTTCGTCGACGGGCGAAGCGGACTGGGCCATCTCGCCGCTGCTTTCCAGTGCATCGTTTCCGCCGAAGCTCGCGAATACCGCGTACTACAAGAACGAAAATGTCGATGCCGACTTGCAGAAGGCGCTCGCCACCACCGACCGCAACGAGAAAGCCGCGCTCTATGCGGATGCGCAAAAGCGCATCTGGGCCGACGCGCCGTGGATTTTTCTCGTGACGGAGAAGGTCGTGTACGCGCGCAGCAAGCGTCTTTCCGGCGCGTATGTGATGCCGGACGGCTCGTTCAATTTCGACGAGATCGCCATCAAGTAA
- the gsiC gene encoding glutathione ABC transporter permease GsiC, whose product MLNFLAKRLLGLLPTLFIVAVLVFMFVHLLPGDPARLAAGAEADEATVALVRADLGLDKPLPQQLASFFGKVAHFDFGKSTRSKRPVSTEIAERFMPTLWLTLASMAWAVVFGMSIGIVSAIWRNRWPDRLGMTLAVSGISFPAFALGMLLMEIFSVKLGWLPIVGDGTWQSYVLPSLTLGAAVAAVMARFTRASFVEVLGEDFVRTARAKGVHEPIVIVKHCLRNAMIPVVTMMGLQFGFLLGGSIVVEKVFNWPGLGRLLVDAVEMRDYPVIQAEVLLFSLEFIVINLVVDVLYAVINPTIRFK is encoded by the coding sequence ATGCTCAACTTCCTTGCCAAACGTCTGCTCGGGCTGCTGCCGACGCTCTTCATCGTCGCGGTGCTGGTGTTCATGTTCGTGCATCTGTTGCCGGGCGATCCCGCGCGGCTCGCAGCCGGGGCCGAAGCGGACGAAGCGACGGTTGCGCTCGTTCGCGCGGACCTCGGCCTCGACAAGCCGCTGCCGCAGCAACTCGCGAGCTTCTTCGGCAAGGTCGCGCATTTCGACTTCGGCAAATCGACGCGAAGCAAGCGCCCCGTCAGCACCGAAATCGCGGAGCGTTTCATGCCGACGCTGTGGCTCACGCTCGCCAGCATGGCGTGGGCCGTGGTGTTCGGCATGAGCATCGGCATCGTGTCTGCGATATGGCGCAACCGGTGGCCCGACCGGCTCGGCATGACGCTCGCCGTGTCGGGCATCTCGTTTCCTGCGTTCGCGCTCGGCATGCTGCTGATGGAGATCTTCTCGGTGAAGCTCGGCTGGCTGCCTATCGTCGGCGACGGCACCTGGCAAAGCTACGTGCTGCCATCGCTGACGCTCGGCGCGGCGGTGGCAGCGGTGATGGCGCGCTTCACGCGCGCTTCCTTCGTCGAAGTACTCGGCGAAGACTTCGTGCGCACGGCGCGCGCGAAGGGCGTGCACGAGCCGATCGTCATCGTGAAGCACTGCCTGCGCAACGCGATGATTCCCGTCGTCACCATGATGGGTCTGCAGTTCGGCTTCCTGCTCGGCGGTTCCATCGTGGTCGAGAAGGTGTTCAACTGGCCGGGGCTCGGACGCCTGCTCGTCGATGCCGTCGAGATGCGCGACTATCCGGTGATTCAGGCGGAAGTGCTGTTGTTTTCGCTGGAATTCATCGTCATCAATCTGGTGGTGGACGTGCTGTACGCGGTCATCAACCCGACTATCCGCTTCAAGTGA
- the gsiD gene encoding glutathione ABC transporter permease GsiD — translation MSVTVQAAHDTQQNVRTPWTEFWRKFRQQHVAMIAAVFVLLLIVIAIIAPYIAPYDPENYFDYDALNAGPSATHWFGVDSLGRDILSRILVGSRISLTAGLLSVVIGAVIGTFFGLLAGYYEGWWDRIVMRISDVLFAFPGILLAIGVVAILGNGMVNVVCAVAIFSIPAFARLVRGNTLALKHLTYIEAARSIGASDWTIIVRHILPGTISSVVVYFTMRIGTSIITAASLSFLGLGAQPPTPEWGAMLNEARADMAMAPHVAIFPSLAIFLTVLAFNLLGDGLRDALDPKLDRP, via the coding sequence ATGAGCGTAACCGTGCAAGCCGCACACGACACGCAGCAGAACGTCCGCACGCCGTGGACCGAGTTCTGGCGCAAGTTCAGGCAGCAGCATGTCGCGATGATCGCGGCGGTGTTCGTGCTGCTGCTGATCGTGATCGCGATCATCGCGCCGTATATCGCGCCTTATGATCCGGAGAACTACTTCGATTACGACGCGCTCAACGCGGGTCCATCGGCTACGCACTGGTTCGGCGTCGATTCGCTGGGGCGCGATATTCTCAGCCGCATACTCGTCGGCAGCCGCATTTCGCTGACGGCCGGGTTGCTGTCGGTGGTGATCGGCGCGGTGATCGGCACGTTTTTCGGCCTGCTCGCGGGCTATTACGAGGGATGGTGGGACCGCATCGTGATGCGCATCTCCGATGTGCTGTTCGCGTTTCCCGGCATCTTGCTCGCGATCGGCGTCGTCGCGATTCTCGGCAACGGCATGGTGAACGTGGTCTGCGCGGTCGCCATCTTCAGCATTCCCGCGTTTGCCCGGCTCGTGCGCGGCAACACGCTCGCGCTCAAGCACCTGACGTATATCGAGGCGGCGCGCAGCATTGGCGCGTCGGACTGGACGATCATCGTGCGACATATTCTGCCGGGCACGATTTCGTCGGTGGTCGTGTACTTCACGATGCGCATCGGCACGTCGATCATCACGGCGGCGAGCCTCTCGTTTCTCGGACTCGGCGCGCAGCCGCCGACGCCGGAGTGGGGCGCGATGCTCAACGAAGCGCGCGCCGACATGGCGATGGCGCCGCACGTCGCCATCTTCCCGAGCCTCGCGATCTTCCTCACGGTGCTCGCGTTCAATCTGCTCGGCGACGGTTTGCGCGACGCGCTCGATCCGAAGCTGGACCGGCCGTGA